One part of the Acidobacteriota bacterium genome encodes these proteins:
- a CDS encoding deoxyguanosinetriphosphate triphosphohydrolase produces MSTDSKLAEYAVRAEDSRGRRYPEAPHPYRNDFQRDRDRVVHARAFRRLEAKTQVFTRRYSDHFRNRLTHTIEVTQISRTIAAQLGLNGDLVEALALVHDIGHPPFGHAGEKALDTAMRQQGFSFDHNLHALRIVEDFELRYAAFRGLNLTFEVREGIIKHSHDYSTETHPELAEYLLDLRPPLEAQLIDLTDEIGYNTADLDDGYEAHLLTIEQIASSVNIFDENYREAQSRYPHAPEKLLFNEALKGIFNFLVSDLITNSRLRLEQAGVRSVDAIRRHPERLAAFSPPVAQQRKQLKHFLYENLYFSPALEGEKEDAERIIGELFAHWMEEPDDLPRNYREKAGHEPLPRVICDYLAGMTDPFIHQQYEKYCRE; encoded by the coding sequence TCGCTGAGTACGCGGTTCGCGCGGAAGATTCCCGCGGACGGCGTTATCCGGAAGCGCCGCACCCCTATCGCAATGACTTTCAGCGTGACCGCGATCGCGTGGTCCATGCGCGCGCGTTTCGACGGCTGGAAGCGAAGACGCAGGTCTTTACGCGGCGCTACTCCGATCACTTTCGCAATCGCCTGACCCACACCATCGAAGTCACGCAGATTTCACGCACCATTGCGGCACAGCTTGGCCTCAACGGCGATCTGGTGGAGGCCCTGGCCCTGGTTCACGACATTGGACATCCCCCGTTTGGACACGCCGGAGAGAAGGCGCTCGACACGGCCATGCGCCAGCAAGGATTTTCTTTCGACCACAACCTGCACGCCCTGCGGATCGTGGAAGATTTCGAACTTCGTTACGCTGCATTTCGCGGATTGAATCTGACATTTGAAGTGCGCGAAGGAATCATCAAGCATTCCCACGATTACTCCACGGAGACTCATCCGGAACTCGCGGAATATCTCCTCGACTTGCGTCCGCCACTGGAAGCGCAGCTGATCGACCTGACCGATGAAATTGGATACAACACGGCCGATCTCGACGACGGGTACGAAGCCCACCTGCTTACGATTGAGCAGATCGCGAGCAGCGTGAACATATTTGACGAGAACTACCGCGAGGCGCAGTCGCGCTATCCCCATGCGCCGGAGAAATTGCTTTTTAACGAGGCGCTGAAGGGCATCTTCAATTTCCTGGTAAGCGACCTGATCACAAATTCACGCTTGCGACTGGAGCAGGCGGGTGTGCGATCCGTGGACGCAATTCGCCGCCATCCCGAAAGGCTCGCCGCGTTCAGCCCGCCGGTGGCGCAGCAACGGAAGCAGCTCAAGCATTTCCTCTACGAAAATCTTTATTTCAGCCCCGCGCTGGAAGGAGAAAAAGAAGACGCTGAGCGCATCATCGGAGAACTCTTCGCGCACTGGATGGAGGAACCCGACGATCTCCCGCGAAACTATCGCGAGAAAGCCGGCCACGAACCCTTGCCGCGGGTGATCTGCGACTACCTCGCGGGAATGACAGACCCGTTTATTCATCAGCAGTACGAGAAGTATTGCCGGGAGTAG